The nucleotide sequence CGCAACATCCGGACCTATTGTGCGTTTTTAGGCACAAAAGAGGGTTTTTCAAAAAACTTTGGGAAAAGAATACCATACCTAAATCAGAGTTCTCGGCCCGTATTCCGGTACTTGTACTCAGTGTAAAGAAGGATTAAAAAAGTTGCGATAATTACTTGCCCAACTATTTTGATACTTTCATAAAAAGTATTTCCTTTGCACCTAGCCAAAACGGGGGATTAGCTCAGCTGGCTAGAGCGCTTGCCTGGCAGGCAAGAGGTCACCGGTTCGACTCCGGTATTCTCCACCAAGCTATTACAGGGCTCCAAGATACATTTCTTGGAGCCTTTTTTATTTCGATAGAATTGATCTTGGGTTATTTTGCCCTACCTAAATAAACCCTACGTTTATCTAAGTGTCGGCGGATAACCAAATGACAGCCAATACTTTTCCGCCTTTCAAAAAACAGAAAAATAATAGTCTACCCATCGGCCATGTGCCATAATTAGAATATTAAAATATAGTCGTCGGGCTTGCCCAAATAGGGCATAGGTCTTAACTTATACTCGTATTTTTTGGTTTTCCTGTTATGCTTTGGGTACGGAAAGTGTTTATACTTGCGGAAACTAATAGAGTTTTCCGGCAACACTTAATTCATGTCAATTGACACCGGAAATACGGCAATTGACACAAAAAATCGACCCTTGGGATACAACAACTGTGTACCTTTATAAATTCGATTGCCTTCTAAAGGACATACCCAAACCAAAGGAGCAATCTTGAATAACATGGCCATTTAAACCTTATGCGTTTCATTACTAAGCTTTGTGGAGTTCTTTTGGTACTTTTCTCATACAGTGCCAGTGCACAGTATAAACCCAAGGTGTGGGATACCCGTGATGGGCTTTCAAACAACTGGATTTCCGATATTACACAAGACGACAAGGGCTACATTTGGTTAGCCACCCAATATGGCCTCAACCGCTTTGATGGTTATACCTTTAAAAGCTATACCCATAGCCCCGACGACTCTAACAGTCCGATAGCCAATTGGGTCAAGTGCATCGAAAAAAAATCGAAAGACGAACTATGGCTTGGTGTTGCCTATGGAGGCCTCGACCGAATCGATGTAGAGAAAAATGAATTTACCCACGAGGCCTTTGTCTACGAAAATGACACCATTACATCGATCAATAAAATGACCGCTTCTACAGAAGGAGATTTATATATAGCGAGCGAAGATGGCCTTTTTCTAAAAAGACAGAACAAAAATACCTTTGATCGAATATTTGAGAAAAGAGTCATCGATATCACCACCAATCGATCGGGCCAAATTTTCTTTCTAGGCCGAAAAGAAGTTTACTCCTATAATGACCAAACCCAATCGTATACGCTGCTATTCGAAAATGGGGGGAAACGCATAGAAAAAAGCTTTTTTGATTCAAAGAATAGGCTTTTAGTCCTTGAGAAAAATTCATTATTGGTCTTTGAAGGTTCAAACGGAACCTACAACATCTCTAAACGTCTTAAGATCGACAACCTGGTATCGCTGTTTTTTGCCAATAGTCCCATTATTGAAGATTCGGACCATAGAATTTGGATCGGTGGGGAAAATGGCATTTCAATCGTGGACGAAAACCTCGATTCGGTAGAATTTCATTCTTACGAAAGCATGTTCGAAAAAGATATGACGGGCGTACAGGCGCTCAGCTTTTTCGAAGACCTTCATAAAAATATGTGGATAGGCACCAACAAAGGCTTGGCGCTCATCTCTACTTTTACTTCAAGGTTTCATTCGAGCCATCTGCTTCCTGAAGGCAAAAACCTCAACGATATACGCGAGTTTTATCAGGTGGGCAGTACCTTGCTCATCGCTTCCAACGAAGGACTCTTTTCATTGGATAAGAAAAAAAGGCTTCAAGAAATTCTTCCGAAGAAAATCTACGGTATGCACCTTTCCGATGACGGTAGGCTTTTCGCTATCGGCAATGGCCTATTTGAGATAGATACCGCTTCCTTCAAAACAAAAGTATTATCAGCTTCATATTTCAAGGGAGGCTGGTCTATAACCGAGGATAAAACGGGAGATCTATGGATGATTTCCGATGAAAGCCTGGTATGTTACCGCAAAGCTTCGGATCGATTTGAAACCTATGACATAGCCGACATTCCTACTTTAAAGGACATTCCGAGAATTGACCTGCTCATCGATTCCAAGGGTAGATTATGGGCCTGTACCTTAAAATCGGGCGTCTATCTTTTAGAGAATCCCCAAAGACTGAAATCGGGCGATACCGCGGCATTTAGAAACATCAATTATGTGCCGGGAAATGAAAACAGTCTTTCCAATCGCTTGACCACTTCCTTACTAGAAGCTTCCGACGGTACTATCTGGGTAGGAACCGATGCCGGTTTGAACGCCATAGACCCTCTAAGCTTTGAAATTAAGAGATACCTCAAAAAAGACGGGCTAAAAGATGAAAAAATCATGGCCATGGTAGAGGATAATTTTGGCAATATCTGGGGCAGCACCATTGGTAACGGTATTTTTCAACTGAACCAAAATACAGGTGTCTTCAATTTCTTTGGTCAGGAAGATGGCTTAAAAAGCAGCAACTTTCTACTGTCTTCGGTCTACAAAAACCACGATGGCTCCTTATTTTTCGGAACCGACAATGGCATAGAGATTATTGACCCCAGTGCCTTCAGGGATTTTGAAAGACCTAAAATCGACTTCTTTTTTACTGACACGCGATTACTTTCGAAATCGGGCGAGGAACAAGTACGAAAGCTTTCTCCGAAACATAAAGACTTGGTATTAACCCATAACAACAACTCGGTCACGGTCAACTATACGACCCTGAATTACCATTTGGCCGAAAAAACGACCTATAAGTACAAAGTAGACAACCTCTACGACACTTGGCAAGACAATGGTAATGAGCGCAGTGTAACCTTCAATAGTTTGCCTCCGGGCGAATACGGACTTGAAGTGGCCGCCATTAACCCCGATCTAGATTTTACCAACGACATCATACGAATGACATTCGTAATCAACCCGCCTTGGTGGAAAACCAACCTAGCATACGCCTCCTACGTATTGCTGTTCATATCTTTGCTCTTTGCCGTTCACAGCTACCTTTTGAAAAGGAAGCTCGATCTGGCGGAAAAAAACAGACTTCAAGAGCTCGATTCCTTTAAAACGAGCTTTTTCAACAACGTTGCCCATGAACTAAAAACACCTTTGACCATTATTTCAGGTATGGCCAATACCCTACGGAAAAAAGGAAATAAAGAAACAGCCCATTTCGCAAAGACCATAAGTAGAAACAGTAATGAACTGAACGATCTTATCAACCAAATTCTTGACCTTTCAAAACTCGATGCGGGAAAATTGGAACTAGAGATGGTGCACGGCGATATTATCGTGTACCTCAAATATATATCGAGTTCGTTCGAATCCTTGGCCGGCGCAAAAGAAATACGCTTGCATTTCTTATCCGAAGTAGAAACGCTCTACATGGATTTCGACCCCCAGAAAATAAAACATATTTTCTCTAACCTGATTTCCAATGCCATTAAAAACACGGGTATAAAGGGAGACATCTATCTTCAAATAGCACAGAAAGACGACAAGGCCGAATTTGTTGTAAAAGACAATGGTATCGGTATCTCAAAGGAAGATTCAGAACTGATTTTCGACCGGTACTACCAAGCCAAAGGGCAATTGGCCGGAACGGGTATCGGATTATCGTTTACCAAAGAATTGGTGAATCTTATGAAGGGGGCTATCAAGGTTGAAAGCAGGCTGCAAGTAGGCTCTTGTTTTAAAATAACCCTCCCTATTTTAAACGAAGCCTCGGAGCAAATTCCATACGATCAAGAACCTAAAGAATATCTCGTTAGAAACCAACCGATCCAAGACTGCAAGGGCATAGACGACCAACTGCCTTTGATTGAAATCATAGAGGACAACTTGGACATCTGTTCGTATTTGGAGACTATTTTAA is from Zobellia galactanivorans and encodes:
- a CDS encoding hybrid sensor histidine kinase/response regulator transcription factor, with the protein product MRFITKLCGVLLVLFSYSASAQYKPKVWDTRDGLSNNWISDITQDDKGYIWLATQYGLNRFDGYTFKSYTHSPDDSNSPIANWVKCIEKKSKDELWLGVAYGGLDRIDVEKNEFTHEAFVYENDTITSINKMTASTEGDLYIASEDGLFLKRQNKNTFDRIFEKRVIDITTNRSGQIFFLGRKEVYSYNDQTQSYTLLFENGGKRIEKSFFDSKNRLLVLEKNSLLVFEGSNGTYNISKRLKIDNLVSLFFANSPIIEDSDHRIWIGGENGISIVDENLDSVEFHSYESMFEKDMTGVQALSFFEDLHKNMWIGTNKGLALISTFTSRFHSSHLLPEGKNLNDIREFYQVGSTLLIASNEGLFSLDKKKRLQEILPKKIYGMHLSDDGRLFAIGNGLFEIDTASFKTKVLSASYFKGGWSITEDKTGDLWMISDESLVCYRKASDRFETYDIADIPTLKDIPRIDLLIDSKGRLWACTLKSGVYLLENPQRLKSGDTAAFRNINYVPGNENSLSNRLTTSLLEASDGTIWVGTDAGLNAIDPLSFEIKRYLKKDGLKDEKIMAMVEDNFGNIWGSTIGNGIFQLNQNTGVFNFFGQEDGLKSSNFLLSSVYKNHDGSLFFGTDNGIEIIDPSAFRDFERPKIDFFFTDTRLLSKSGEEQVRKLSPKHKDLVLTHNNNSVTVNYTTLNYHLAEKTTYKYKVDNLYDTWQDNGNERSVTFNSLPPGEYGLEVAAINPDLDFTNDIIRMTFVINPPWWKTNLAYASYVLLFISLLFAVHSYLLKRKLDLAEKNRLQELDSFKTSFFNNVAHELKTPLTIISGMANTLRKKGNKETAHFAKTISRNSNELNDLINQILDLSKLDAGKLELEMVHGDIIVYLKYISSSFESLAGAKEIRLHFLSEVETLYMDFDPQKIKHIFSNLISNAIKNTGIKGDIYLQIAQKDDKAEFVVKDNGIGISKEDSELIFDRYYQAKGQLAGTGIGLSFTKELVNLMKGAIKVESRLQVGSCFKITLPILNEASEQIPYDQEPKEYLVRNQPIQDCKGIDDQLPLIEIIEDNLDICSYLETILSQEYRLNFSQTGNSGWENVLESVPDLVITDLMMPGKDGFELCHAIKSNPVTNHIPVIMLTAKSDAQSKLEGLRLGADAYLKKPFDEKELIIRMAQLLQQREVLRDKYRNPVFWDGQNSKGAIETDAFVLKVRSIIEKNIDNSGFGILELCRELGISRSHLHRKLKALTGSSTSMFIQTVRLQKARLLLKTSQKNVSEVAYEVGFDDPAYFSRVFSKAFGHPPSETHKNL